A genomic stretch from Theropithecus gelada isolate Dixy chromosome 2, Tgel_1.0, whole genome shotgun sequence includes:
- the C2H3orf30 gene encoding uncharacterized protein C3orf30 homolog isoform X3: protein MEEPPQEALAEPLEHESPAAPSSAGHTNGQEDDDQKNQAERKADNHTAHRIADQTALRVPSQAKFNIFSQTTNGVAEQNGRSTPGQAGHRASDPANVSDLRADDQVDQTPSEQTEGKASSQANNVQYEQSDGQVSGLTEERTAEQIERRLSSQAERVTSGQIDGRLSMPSDQRGSRQTDHRMSGQSERRASEQMDRRLSDKAEGITSEQITYTLSRLSEKRPSVQIDSGSSVPSDRSPSVQIDSGSSVPSDQRPSVQIDRRMSGKVRRTSVKTDYRLASLVDQGTSEQIDLRSHGLVDHKTSIKTHHQVYGKATELAEHQTIDQAHSNADQPPVDKADYSESDQIDHLADRQANHKDQLSYYERHGQSEDRIFPQLGNSKKDKEADYRVQPGKFEDSQVDLNSKLSVEMETQNATTTPAYHPVDARFTSNFQAKDQALFPRLPSISSKLNHISSQEKTQAVVTKSDEFSEIEQGKSYRIRNQTCRRFPSIVYEDPYQVALQYMEKHHILQIFQITENLVYEKPEDPLNFMLCQV from the exons ATGGAAGAGCCTCCACAAGAGGCACTGGCTGAACCCTTGGAACATGAAAGCCCAGCCGCTCCCTCAAGTGCTGGCCACACTAATGGCCAGGAAGACGACGACCAGAAGAACCAGGCCGAAAGGAAGGCAGATAACCACACTGCTCACAGAATAGCTGACCAGACTGCCCTGAGAGTGCCTAGCCAGGCTAAGTTCAACATATTTAGCCAAACTACCAATGGAGTAGCTGAACAAAATGGGCGTAGTACACCTGGTCAGGCTGGCCACAGAGCATCCGACCCTGCTAATGTTTCTGACCTTAGAGCAGATGATCAGGTTGACCAAACACCATCTGAACAAACTGAAGGCAAGGCATCTAGCCAAGCTAATAATGTACAGTATGAACAGAGTGATGGTCAGGTGTCTGGCCTGACCGAGGAAAGAACTGCTGAACAGATTGAACGAAGATTATCTAGCCAGGCTGAGAGAGTAACTTCTGGGCAGATTGATGGTAGACTGTCTATGCCATCTGACCAGAGAGGTTCCAGACAGACTGACCACAGAATGTCAG GCCAGTCCGAGAGAAGAGCTTCCGAGCAGATGGACCGTAGACTATCTGACAAGGCTGAGGGAATAACTTCTGAGCAGATTACATACACATTATCCAGACTATCTGAGAAAAGACCTTCTGTGCAGATTGACAGTGGGTCATCCGTACCATCTGACCGAAGTCCTTCTGTGCAGATTGACAGTGGATCATCCGTACCATCTGACCAAAGACCTTCAGTACAGATTGACCGCAGAATGTCAGGCAAAGTTAGGAGAACTTCTGTGAAGACTGACTACAGATTGGCTAGCCTGGTTGACCAAGGAACTTCTGAGCAGATTGACCTCAGATCGCATGGCCTCGTTGACCACAAAACATCTATAAAGACTCACCACCAAGTGTATGGCAAAGCCACTGAACTAGCTGAACACCAGACTATTGACCAAGCTCATAGTAATGCTGATCAACCTCCAGTTGACAAGGCTGACTACAGTGAATCTGACCAGATTGACCACTTAGCAGACAGACAAGCTAATCACAAAGACCAACTGTCTTACTATGAAAGACATGGCCAGTCTGAAGACAGGATATTTCCCCAGTTAGGCAATAGCAAGAAGGACAAAGAGGCTGACTACAGAGTACAACCCGGCAAATTTGAGGACAGCCAAGTAGACCTCAATTCCAAGCTTTCAGTTGAAATGGAAACTCAAAATGCAACCACTACCCCAGCCTACCACCCAGTTGATGCCAGATTCACCAGTAATTTCCAAGCAAAAGACCAAGCCCTTTTCCCAAGACTCCCCTCCATCTCATCCAAATTGAACCATATTAGTAGTCAAGAAAAAACTCAAGCCGTAGTAACCAAATCT GATGAATTTTCAGAAATTGAGCAAGGAAAGAGCTATCGTATACGCAATCAAACTTGTAGAAGGTTCCCTTCTATAGTTTATGAAGATCCTTATCAAGTTGCACTCCAATACATGGAAAAACACCACATTCTGCAAATATTCCAG aTTACTGAAAACTTAGTCTATGAAAAGCCAGAGGACCCCCTGAATTTTATGCTGTGCCAGGTATAG
- the C2H3orf30 gene encoding uncharacterized protein C3orf30 homolog isoform X1, producing MEEPPQEALAEPLEHESPAAPSSAGHTNGQEDDDQKNQAERKADNHTAHRIADQTALRVPSQAKFNIFSQTTNGVAEQNGRSTPGQAGHRASDPANVSDLRADDQVDQTPSEQTEGKASSQANNVQYEQSDGQVSGLTEERTAEQIERRLSSQAERVTSGQIDGRLSMPSDQRGSRQTDHRMSGQAERRTSEHIGGRLSTQSNRRASEQTDRKMAGQSERRASEQMDRRLSDKAEGITSEQITYTLSRLSEKRPSVQIDSGSSVPSDRSPSVQIDSGSSVPSDQRPSVQIDRRMSGKVRRTSVKTDYRLASLVDQGTSEQIDLRSHGLVDHKTSIKTHHQVYGKATELAEHQTIDQAHSNADQPPVDKADYSESDQIDHLADRQANHKDQLSYYERHGQSEDRIFPQLGNSKKDKEADYRVQPGKFEDSQVDLNSKLSVEMETQNATTTPAYHPVDARFTSNFQAKDQALFPRLPSISSKLNHISSQEKTQAVVTKSDEFSEIEQGKSYRIRNQTCRRFPSIVYEDPYQVALQYMEKHHILQIFQQITENLVYEKPEDPLNFMLCQV from the exons ATGGAAGAGCCTCCACAAGAGGCACTGGCTGAACCCTTGGAACATGAAAGCCCAGCCGCTCCCTCAAGTGCTGGCCACACTAATGGCCAGGAAGACGACGACCAGAAGAACCAGGCCGAAAGGAAGGCAGATAACCACACTGCTCACAGAATAGCTGACCAGACTGCCCTGAGAGTGCCTAGCCAGGCTAAGTTCAACATATTTAGCCAAACTACCAATGGAGTAGCTGAACAAAATGGGCGTAGTACACCTGGTCAGGCTGGCCACAGAGCATCCGACCCTGCTAATGTTTCTGACCTTAGAGCAGATGATCAGGTTGACCAAACACCATCTGAACAAACTGAAGGCAAGGCATCTAGCCAAGCTAATAATGTACAGTATGAACAGAGTGATGGTCAGGTGTCTGGCCTGACCGAGGAAAGAACTGCTGAACAGATTGAACGAAGATTATCTAGCCAGGCTGAGAGAGTAACTTCTGGGCAGATTGATGGTAGACTGTCTATGCCATCTGACCAGAGAGGTTCCAGACAGACTGACCACAGAATGTCAGGCCAGGCTGAGAGAAGAACTTCCGAGCATATTGGTGGTAGATTATCTACACAGTCTAACCGAAGAGCTTCTGAACAGACTGACCGCAAAATGGCAGGCCAGTCCGAGAGAAGAGCTTCCGAGCAGATGGACCGTAGACTATCTGACAAGGCTGAGGGAATAACTTCTGAGCAGATTACATACACATTATCCAGACTATCTGAGAAAAGACCTTCTGTGCAGATTGACAGTGGGTCATCCGTACCATCTGACCGAAGTCCTTCTGTGCAGATTGACAGTGGATCATCCGTACCATCTGACCAAAGACCTTCAGTACAGATTGACCGCAGAATGTCAGGCAAAGTTAGGAGAACTTCTGTGAAGACTGACTACAGATTGGCTAGCCTGGTTGACCAAGGAACTTCTGAGCAGATTGACCTCAGATCGCATGGCCTCGTTGACCACAAAACATCTATAAAGACTCACCACCAAGTGTATGGCAAAGCCACTGAACTAGCTGAACACCAGACTATTGACCAAGCTCATAGTAATGCTGATCAACCTCCAGTTGACAAGGCTGACTACAGTGAATCTGACCAGATTGACCACTTAGCAGACAGACAAGCTAATCACAAAGACCAACTGTCTTACTATGAAAGACATGGCCAGTCTGAAGACAGGATATTTCCCCAGTTAGGCAATAGCAAGAAGGACAAAGAGGCTGACTACAGAGTACAACCCGGCAAATTTGAGGACAGCCAAGTAGACCTCAATTCCAAGCTTTCAGTTGAAATGGAAACTCAAAATGCAACCACTACCCCAGCCTACCACCCAGTTGATGCCAGATTCACCAGTAATTTCCAAGCAAAAGACCAAGCCCTTTTCCCAAGACTCCCCTCCATCTCATCCAAATTGAACCATATTAGTAGTCAAGAAAAAACTCAAGCCGTAGTAACCAAATCT GATGAATTTTCAGAAATTGAGCAAGGAAAGAGCTATCGTATACGCAATCAAACTTGTAGAAGGTTCCCTTCTATAGTTTATGAAGATCCTTATCAAGTTGCACTCCAATACATGGAAAAACACCACATTCTGCAAATATTCCAG cagaTTACTGAAAACTTAGTCTATGAAAAGCCAGAGGACCCCCTGAATTTTATGCTGTGCCAGGTATAG
- the C2H3orf30 gene encoding uncharacterized protein C3orf30 homolog isoform X4 yields MEEPPQEALAEPLEHESPAAPSSAGHTNGQEDDDQKNQAERKADNHTAHRIADQTALRVPSQAKFNIFSQTTNGVAEQNGRSTPGQAGHRASDPANVSDLRADDQVDQTPSEQTEGKASSQANNVQYEQSDGQVSGLTEERTAEQIERRLSSQAERVTSGQIDGRLSMPSDQRGSRQTDHRMSGQAERRTSEHIGGRLSTQSNRRASEQTDRKMAGQSERRASEQMDRRLSDKAEGITSEQITYTLSRLSEKRPSVQIDSGSSVPSDRSPSVQIDSGSSVPSDQRPSVQIDRRMSGKVRRTSVKTDYRLASLVDQGTSEQIDLRSHGLVDHKTSIKTHHQVYGKATELAEHQTIDQAHSNADQPPVDKADYSESDQIDHLADRQANHKDQLSYYERHGQSEDRIFPQLGNSKKDKEADYRVQPGKFEDSQVDLNSKLSVEMETQNATTTPAYHPVDARFTSNFQAKDQALFPRLPSISSKLNHISSQEKTQAVVTKSITENLVYEKPEDPLNFMLCQVQEMMKNRDKM; encoded by the exons ATGGAAGAGCCTCCACAAGAGGCACTGGCTGAACCCTTGGAACATGAAAGCCCAGCCGCTCCCTCAAGTGCTGGCCACACTAATGGCCAGGAAGACGACGACCAGAAGAACCAGGCCGAAAGGAAGGCAGATAACCACACTGCTCACAGAATAGCTGACCAGACTGCCCTGAGAGTGCCTAGCCAGGCTAAGTTCAACATATTTAGCCAAACTACCAATGGAGTAGCTGAACAAAATGGGCGTAGTACACCTGGTCAGGCTGGCCACAGAGCATCCGACCCTGCTAATGTTTCTGACCTTAGAGCAGATGATCAGGTTGACCAAACACCATCTGAACAAACTGAAGGCAAGGCATCTAGCCAAGCTAATAATGTACAGTATGAACAGAGTGATGGTCAGGTGTCTGGCCTGACCGAGGAAAGAACTGCTGAACAGATTGAACGAAGATTATCTAGCCAGGCTGAGAGAGTAACTTCTGGGCAGATTGATGGTAGACTGTCTATGCCATCTGACCAGAGAGGTTCCAGACAGACTGACCACAGAATGTCAGGCCAGGCTGAGAGAAGAACTTCCGAGCATATTGGTGGTAGATTATCTACACAGTCTAACCGAAGAGCTTCTGAACAGACTGACCGCAAAATGGCAGGCCAGTCCGAGAGAAGAGCTTCCGAGCAGATGGACCGTAGACTATCTGACAAGGCTGAGGGAATAACTTCTGAGCAGATTACATACACATTATCCAGACTATCTGAGAAAAGACCTTCTGTGCAGATTGACAGTGGGTCATCCGTACCATCTGACCGAAGTCCTTCTGTGCAGATTGACAGTGGATCATCCGTACCATCTGACCAAAGACCTTCAGTACAGATTGACCGCAGAATGTCAGGCAAAGTTAGGAGAACTTCTGTGAAGACTGACTACAGATTGGCTAGCCTGGTTGACCAAGGAACTTCTGAGCAGATTGACCTCAGATCGCATGGCCTCGTTGACCACAAAACATCTATAAAGACTCACCACCAAGTGTATGGCAAAGCCACTGAACTAGCTGAACACCAGACTATTGACCAAGCTCATAGTAATGCTGATCAACCTCCAGTTGACAAGGCTGACTACAGTGAATCTGACCAGATTGACCACTTAGCAGACAGACAAGCTAATCACAAAGACCAACTGTCTTACTATGAAAGACATGGCCAGTCTGAAGACAGGATATTTCCCCAGTTAGGCAATAGCAAGAAGGACAAAGAGGCTGACTACAGAGTACAACCCGGCAAATTTGAGGACAGCCAAGTAGACCTCAATTCCAAGCTTTCAGTTGAAATGGAAACTCAAAATGCAACCACTACCCCAGCCTACCACCCAGTTGATGCCAGATTCACCAGTAATTTCCAAGCAAAAGACCAAGCCCTTTTCCCAAGACTCCCCTCCATCTCATCCAAATTGAACCATATTAGTAGTCAAGAAAAAACTCAAGCCGTAGTAACCAAATCT aTTACTGAAAACTTAGTCTATGAAAAGCCAGAGGACCCCCTGAATTTTATGCTGTGCCAG GTGCAGGAAATGatgaaaaacagagacaaaatgTGA
- the C2H3orf30 gene encoding uncharacterized protein C3orf30 homolog isoform X2, giving the protein MEEPPQEALAEPLEHESPAAPSSAGHTNGQEDDDQKNQAERKADNHTAHRIADQTALRVPSQAKFNIFSQTTNGVAEQNGRSTPGQAGHRASDPANVSDLRADDQVDQTPSEQTEGKASSQANNVQYEQSDGQVSGLTEERTAEQIERRLSSQAERVTSGQIDGRLSMPSDQRGSRQTDHRMSGQSERRASEQMDRRLSDKAEGITSEQITYTLSRLSEKRPSVQIDSGSSVPSDRSPSVQIDSGSSVPSDQRPSVQIDRRMSGKVRRTSVKTDYRLASLVDQGTSEQIDLRSHGLVDHKTSIKTHHQVYGKATELAEHQTIDQAHSNADQPPVDKADYSESDQIDHLADRQANHKDQLSYYERHGQSEDRIFPQLGNSKKDKEADYRVQPGKFEDSQVDLNSKLSVEMETQNATTTPAYHPVDARFTSNFQAKDQALFPRLPSISSKLNHISSQEKTQAVVTKSDEFSEIEQGKSYRIRNQTCRRFPSIVYEDPYQVALQYMEKHHILQIFQQITENLVYEKPEDPLNFMLCQV; this is encoded by the exons ATGGAAGAGCCTCCACAAGAGGCACTGGCTGAACCCTTGGAACATGAAAGCCCAGCCGCTCCCTCAAGTGCTGGCCACACTAATGGCCAGGAAGACGACGACCAGAAGAACCAGGCCGAAAGGAAGGCAGATAACCACACTGCTCACAGAATAGCTGACCAGACTGCCCTGAGAGTGCCTAGCCAGGCTAAGTTCAACATATTTAGCCAAACTACCAATGGAGTAGCTGAACAAAATGGGCGTAGTACACCTGGTCAGGCTGGCCACAGAGCATCCGACCCTGCTAATGTTTCTGACCTTAGAGCAGATGATCAGGTTGACCAAACACCATCTGAACAAACTGAAGGCAAGGCATCTAGCCAAGCTAATAATGTACAGTATGAACAGAGTGATGGTCAGGTGTCTGGCCTGACCGAGGAAAGAACTGCTGAACAGATTGAACGAAGATTATCTAGCCAGGCTGAGAGAGTAACTTCTGGGCAGATTGATGGTAGACTGTCTATGCCATCTGACCAGAGAGGTTCCAGACAGACTGACCACAGAATGTCAG GCCAGTCCGAGAGAAGAGCTTCCGAGCAGATGGACCGTAGACTATCTGACAAGGCTGAGGGAATAACTTCTGAGCAGATTACATACACATTATCCAGACTATCTGAGAAAAGACCTTCTGTGCAGATTGACAGTGGGTCATCCGTACCATCTGACCGAAGTCCTTCTGTGCAGATTGACAGTGGATCATCCGTACCATCTGACCAAAGACCTTCAGTACAGATTGACCGCAGAATGTCAGGCAAAGTTAGGAGAACTTCTGTGAAGACTGACTACAGATTGGCTAGCCTGGTTGACCAAGGAACTTCTGAGCAGATTGACCTCAGATCGCATGGCCTCGTTGACCACAAAACATCTATAAAGACTCACCACCAAGTGTATGGCAAAGCCACTGAACTAGCTGAACACCAGACTATTGACCAAGCTCATAGTAATGCTGATCAACCTCCAGTTGACAAGGCTGACTACAGTGAATCTGACCAGATTGACCACTTAGCAGACAGACAAGCTAATCACAAAGACCAACTGTCTTACTATGAAAGACATGGCCAGTCTGAAGACAGGATATTTCCCCAGTTAGGCAATAGCAAGAAGGACAAAGAGGCTGACTACAGAGTACAACCCGGCAAATTTGAGGACAGCCAAGTAGACCTCAATTCCAAGCTTTCAGTTGAAATGGAAACTCAAAATGCAACCACTACCCCAGCCTACCACCCAGTTGATGCCAGATTCACCAGTAATTTCCAAGCAAAAGACCAAGCCCTTTTCCCAAGACTCCCCTCCATCTCATCCAAATTGAACCATATTAGTAGTCAAGAAAAAACTCAAGCCGTAGTAACCAAATCT GATGAATTTTCAGAAATTGAGCAAGGAAAGAGCTATCGTATACGCAATCAAACTTGTAGAAGGTTCCCTTCTATAGTTTATGAAGATCCTTATCAAGTTGCACTCCAATACATGGAAAAACACCACATTCTGCAAATATTCCAG cagaTTACTGAAAACTTAGTCTATGAAAAGCCAGAGGACCCCCTGAATTTTATGCTGTGCCAGGTATAG